One segment of Streptosporangium brasiliense DNA contains the following:
- a CDS encoding relaxase domain-containing protein, translating into MARLHAIEGSMRSVEHRLRQSHLLLHETRQGRQPGQRTLNWAGNGLRDLGLQPGTVLSAEQRPIARALMDGRDPRTGRRLVRAGNHGHQVTLGLPRSVSVLHGLAPHHLALQLEDAVAAAVTETVAVLEQWTAYGLRGGNGAGRPAARIQGSGLLGWVVWGYLTLPAGRILPAPRLHAKLMIANMVRGRDGRWSAVAGGGGRDLRRHALLAQAYLQARVRRMTSERFGFGWALDPHRGLWEVDAVPAHVRELFSEQHTPPAHRQARPQDPDGTGQDDGTIEPAPGDAPATPSTSFHFCDVRAAWRRQVRQLGVDPARLVTQCLSTALRPPRRPGTAQITRWVVRPERGVTAHHDEAARVNVLREVLQAMPDGVADLPDAERLTDEVLTHLRAVPVPADRPSVLSNSQCYLIPPHRTSH; encoded by the coding sequence ATGGCTCGCCTGCACGCCATCGAAGGATCCATGCGGAGCGTCGAGCACCGGCTCCGGCAGAGCCACCTGCTCCTGCACGAAACCCGCCAGGGACGCCAGCCGGGGCAGCGCACCCTGAACTGGGCCGGCAACGGCCTGCGCGATCTCGGTCTACAGCCCGGCACCGTCCTGAGCGCCGAGCAGCGCCCGATCGCCCGGGCGTTGATGGACGGCCGCGATCCGCGCACCGGGCGGCGGCTGGTCCGCGCCGGCAACCACGGCCATCAGGTCACTCTTGGGCTTCCGCGGTCCGTCAGCGTGCTGCACGGGCTGGCCCCGCACCACCTGGCCCTGCAGTTGGAGGACGCGGTGGCGGCCGCGGTGACCGAGACCGTGGCGGTCCTGGAGCAGTGGACCGCCTACGGACTGCGCGGCGGCAACGGCGCCGGGCGGCCGGCCGCCCGGATCCAGGGCAGCGGGCTGCTGGGGTGGGTGGTGTGGGGATATCTCACCCTGCCCGCCGGCCGCATCCTGCCCGCCCCCCGGCTGCACGCCAAACTCATGATCGCCAACATGGTGCGCGGCCGCGACGGCCGGTGGTCGGCGGTCGCCGGCGGCGGCGGCCGCGACCTGCGCCGCCACGCCCTGCTCGCGCAGGCCTACCTGCAGGCCCGGGTGCGCCGCATGACCTCCGAGCGCTTCGGGTTCGGCTGGGCCCTCGATCCGCACCGCGGTCTGTGGGAGGTCGACGCCGTCCCCGCCCACGTGCGCGAGCTGTTCTCCGAGCAGCACACGCCGCCGGCCCACCGGCAGGCGCGGCCCCAGGACCCCGACGGCACCGGCCAGGACGACGGGACGATCGAGCCCGCCCCCGGCGACGCGCCCGCCACGCCGAGCACGTCCTTTCACTTCTGCGACGTGCGCGCGGCCTGGCGCCGCCAGGTCCGGCAGCTGGGCGTCGATCCGGCCCGCCTGGTCACCCAGTGCCTCAGCACCGCCCTCCGGCCGCCGCGCCGCCCCGGCACGGCACAGATCACCCGGTGGGTGGTACGGCCCGAGCGGGGGGTCACCGCGCACCACGACGAGGCCGCCCGGGTCAACGTCCTGCGCGAGGTGCTGCAGGCCATGCCGGACGGCGTCGCCGACCTGCCCGACGCCGAGCGCCTCACCGACGAGGTCCTCACCCATCTGCGCGCCGTACCGGTGCCGGCCGACCGGCCCTCCGTCCTCAGCAACAGCCAGTGTTACCTCATCCCTCCCCACCGCACATCTCATTGA
- a CDS encoding GNAT family N-acetyltransferase, with the protein MRQTRYQQRLYTGPADLRSMQSLTQRLWSPASRWHAGELAWLRLQHIGREPEWRTSLWQAGPEVVAWAWARPPGRLDLHLDPAHPELAGEILRWFDGTPHDGERTVTLLDAETALIDTLREHGYRERAAGPFFIHLRRSLDDLPRPRVPDGYTLRPVRGEDDAEARAAVHRAAFSLPGLPPSRVTADSYLQVMRAWPYRTELDWLVEAPDGTPAAFCLVWLDGHNHCAVLEPVGTAPEHRRLGLAGAATLAALHAARRLGAGSARVCARGDDDYPSARATYQALGFRPYARNVSFVRDH; encoded by the coding sequence ATGCGACAGACGCGATACCAGCAGCGGCTCTACACCGGCCCGGCCGACCTGCGCTCGATGCAGTCACTGACCCAGCGGCTGTGGTCGCCGGCCAGCCGGTGGCATGCCGGCGAGCTCGCCTGGCTCCGCCTCCAGCACATCGGCCGGGAGCCGGAGTGGCGGACATCCCTGTGGCAGGCCGGGCCGGAGGTCGTCGCCTGGGCGTGGGCCCGCCCACCCGGCCGCCTCGACCTGCATCTCGACCCCGCGCACCCGGAGCTGGCGGGCGAGATCCTGCGCTGGTTCGACGGCACGCCTCACGACGGAGAGCGCACGGTCACGCTCCTGGACGCCGAGACGGCCCTCATCGACACCCTGCGCGAGCACGGATACCGGGAACGGGCCGCGGGGCCGTTCTTCATCCACCTCCGCCGGAGCCTCGACGACCTTCCGCGGCCCCGGGTCCCGGACGGATACACGCTGCGCCCGGTGCGCGGCGAGGACGACGCCGAGGCCCGTGCCGCCGTTCACCGGGCCGCGTTCTCACTGCCGGGCCTGCCCCCCTCCAGAGTCACCGCCGACAGCTACCTCCAGGTCATGCGCGCCTGGCCCTACCGCACGGAGCTGGACTGGCTCGTCGAAGCACCGGACGGCACGCCCGCGGCCTTCTGCCTCGTCTGGCTGGACGGGCACAACCACTGCGCCGTCCTGGAGCCGGTCGGGACCGCTCCGGAACACCGCCGTCTCGGCCTGGCCGGCGCAGCGACACTCGCCGCCCTGCACGCCGCCCGGCGGCTCGGAGCCGGATCCGCACGCGTCTGCGCCCGCGGCGACGATGACTACCCCTCAGCCCGGGCGACCTACCAGGCCCTGGGGTTCCGCCCCTACGCCCGCAACGTCTCCTTCGTGCGCGACCACTGA
- a CDS encoding TetR/AcrR family transcriptional regulator, whose protein sequence is MVVFAGQGDARRSMALLWRVAKPEGARTAPGPKPGLSVDVIVDAAIAVADEQGMAALSMRAVGERLGRTAMALYTYVPSKSELVDLMYDRVLAELPADYGRAAGWRAAVTAWADDVWAFYLRHPWVLQVSQARPVLGPNEYVMLETVLRILHGAGLEAGTVRRVVGTLFHFVRGAAQTIAEARQAPAATGVSDEDWWFARAALLQEVAPDFAGRFPMVAAFESAWARRRDDEDEDRDESVPYLEREAKETFRIGLTVILDGIEAARDRAGAAPEVGAGGR, encoded by the coding sequence TTGGTCGTCTTCGCCGGCCAGGGCGACGCGCGCCGTTCGATGGCCCTGCTGTGGCGTGTCGCCAAACCCGAGGGGGCGCGGACCGCTCCCGGGCCCAAACCGGGGCTGAGCGTGGACGTGATCGTGGACGCGGCGATCGCCGTCGCGGACGAGCAGGGGATGGCCGCGCTGTCCATGCGCGCGGTGGGGGAGCGGCTCGGGCGTACGGCCATGGCCCTCTACACCTACGTCCCCAGCAAGAGTGAGCTGGTCGACCTGATGTACGACCGGGTCCTCGCCGAGCTGCCCGCCGACTACGGGCGGGCGGCCGGCTGGCGGGCGGCCGTGACGGCGTGGGCGGACGACGTCTGGGCGTTCTACCTGCGGCACCCGTGGGTGCTGCAGGTGTCGCAGGCGCGGCCGGTGCTGGGGCCCAACGAGTACGTCATGCTGGAGACGGTGCTGCGGATCCTCCACGGGGCCGGGCTGGAGGCCGGGACCGTGCGGCGCGTCGTCGGGACGCTGTTCCACTTCGTGCGCGGTGCGGCGCAGACGATCGCGGAGGCGCGGCAGGCACCGGCGGCGACCGGGGTGTCGGACGAGGACTGGTGGTTCGCCCGGGCGGCCCTGCTGCAGGAGGTCGCCCCCGACTTCGCCGGGCGGTTCCCGATGGTGGCCGCCTTCGAGAGCGCGTGGGCGCGCCGGCGGGACGACGAGGACGAGGACAGGGACGAGAGCGTCCCCTACCTGGAGCGTGAGGCGAAGGAGACCTTCCGGATCGGGCTCACCGTCATCCTGGACGGGATCGAGGCGGCCAGGGACCGGGCCGGGGCCGCTCCCGAGGTCGGCGCCGGCGGGCGGTAG
- a CDS encoding oxidoreductase: MTTASRAARHGHGASPAWTFGSIPDQSGRLAVVTGANSGIGHVTARELARRGAHVVLACRDPGRGRLALDRLRDEVPGARAELRRLDLGSLESVREFAAAWDHDRLDLLVNNAGVAMVPLARTADGFESHFGVNHLGTFALTGLLLPHLLAARAPRVVTVSSEGQRFARFDLANLNAERGYSAIFAYVQSKRANLYFAVELQRRAAAAGPALRSMAVAPGLTRTNVLTGGANTGRGRLYRTLVPLLVRSLFRPTPEGARTSLYAATVPDLPGGCYVAPDGFLELRGDPVTRNGHRAVHDAATARRLWEISERLTGVRYRWPADAA, from the coding sequence ATGACGACGGCATCCCGCGCCGCGCGGCACGGGCACGGCGCCTCCCCGGCGTGGACCTTCGGCTCCATCCCCGACCAGTCCGGACGCCTGGCCGTGGTGACCGGCGCCAACAGCGGCATCGGTCACGTCACCGCCCGCGAGCTGGCCCGCCGTGGCGCCCACGTGGTGCTTGCCTGCCGTGACCCCGGACGCGGGCGGCTCGCGCTCGACCGCCTCCGGGACGAGGTGCCGGGCGCGCGGGCCGAGCTGCGCCGTCTCGACCTGGGCAGCCTGGAGTCGGTCCGCGAGTTCGCCGCCGCGTGGGACCATGACCGGCTCGACCTGCTGGTCAACAACGCCGGCGTCGCGATGGTGCCCCTCGCCCGGACGGCCGACGGGTTCGAGTCGCACTTCGGCGTCAACCATCTGGGCACGTTCGCGCTCACCGGCCTGCTGCTGCCCCATCTGCTCGCCGCGCGGGCTCCCCGGGTGGTCACCGTCAGCAGCGAGGGCCAGCGCTTCGCCCGCTTCGACCTGGCCAACCTCAACGCCGAGCGCGGCTACAGCGCGATCTTCGCCTACGTGCAGTCCAAGCGGGCCAACCTCTACTTCGCCGTCGAGCTGCAGCGCCGGGCCGCGGCGGCGGGCCCGGCGCTGCGCAGCATGGCCGTCGCGCCCGGCCTCACCCGCACCAACGTGCTCACCGGAGGTGCCAACACCGGCCGGGGCAGGCTGTATCGGACCCTCGTGCCGCTGCTCGTGCGTTCCCTGTTCCGGCCCACCCCCGAGGGTGCCAGAACCTCCCTGTACGCCGCGACGGTCCCCGACCTGCCGGGCGGCTGCTACGTCGCCCCCGACGGGTTCCTGGAGCTGCGCGGCGACCCCGTGACCCGCAACGGGCACCGGGCCGTCCACGACGCCGCCACCGCGCGCCGCCTGTGGGAGATCTCGGAGAGGCTCACCGGCGTGCGCTACCGGTGGCCGGCGGACGCCGCGTGA
- a CDS encoding response regulator — protein sequence MIRVFLVDDHEVVRRGVAALLESEGDIEVIGEAGTAESAMARIPALRPDVAVLDVRLPDGSGVDVCREVRSMTPELACLMLTSFADDEALFNAVMAGASGYVLKQIHGSDLVGAVRTVAAGQSLLDPQTTAAMLARLREQATRKDPLQALSEQERHILELIGEGLTNRQIGERLYLAEKTVKNYVSNLLSKLSMERRTQAAALAARLKADRWR from the coding sequence ATGATTCGCGTTTTCCTCGTCGATGATCATGAGGTGGTGCGCCGGGGCGTAGCCGCCCTGCTGGAGTCCGAGGGCGACATCGAGGTGATCGGCGAGGCCGGCACCGCGGAGTCGGCCATGGCCCGCATCCCCGCCCTGCGGCCGGACGTCGCGGTCCTGGACGTGCGCCTGCCCGACGGCAGCGGGGTGGACGTCTGCCGCGAGGTCCGCTCCATGACACCGGAGCTGGCCTGCCTGATGCTGACCTCCTTCGCCGACGACGAGGCCCTGTTCAACGCGGTGATGGCGGGCGCGTCGGGTTATGTGCTCAAGCAGATCCACGGCTCGGACCTGGTCGGCGCCGTACGGACGGTGGCGGCCGGCCAGTCGCTGCTGGACCCCCAGACCACCGCCGCCATGCTGGCGCGGCTGCGCGAGCAGGCCACCCGCAAGGACCCGCTGCAGGCGCTGTCGGAGCAGGAGCGCCACATCCTGGAGCTGATCGGCGAGGGCCTGACCAACCGGCAGATCGGCGAGCGGCTCTACCTGGCCGAGAAGACGGTCAAGAACTACGTCTCCAACCTGCTGTCCAAGCTCAGCATGGAGCGCCGCACCCAGGCGGCGGCCCTGGCCGCACGGCTGAAGGCCGACCGCTGGAGATGA
- a CDS encoding NAD(P)/FAD-dependent oxidoreductase, translating to MAERQRVVVVGGGFAGFTAARTLSRIARGAVEIVLINPTDYFLYLPLLPEVAAGILDPRKVAIPLSGSCPGVRHLLATVDSVDVRSRRLRCTDPEGRPRDLGYDRLILAVGSVNKLLPVPGVAEHAHGFRSIAEALYLRDHLIRQIELADATGDPKERQARCTFVVVGAGYTGTEVAAQGQLLTLDARKRRPGLREQPVRWILADLAPRILPELDERLSQAAHHTLAERGVEVRTGTSVAEATSEGVTLSDGESVPTRSLIWCVGVRPDPLVQSLGLATEKGRLLVDEYLNVPGHPEIFACGDAAAVPDLTRPGEYTPMTAQHASRQGKRAAHNVAASYGRAERLPYEHHDLGFVVDLGGAKAAANPLGVPLSGLPAKAVTRGYHLLAVPGGRARIAGNWLLDALLPRQTVHLDLVHGQEVPLASTSPGTSASPSPGDGAPAATGAPPEAGASAGAGRAPGGPAA from the coding sequence ATGGCCGAACGGCAGAGAGTCGTCGTCGTAGGAGGGGGGTTCGCGGGCTTCACCGCGGCGCGGACCCTCTCCCGGATCGCCCGGGGAGCGGTCGAGATCGTCCTGATCAACCCGACCGACTACTTCCTCTACCTGCCGCTGCTGCCCGAGGTGGCGGCCGGGATCCTCGACCCGCGCAAGGTCGCGATCCCGCTGTCCGGCAGCTGCCCCGGGGTGCGGCACCTGCTCGCCACGGTGGACTCCGTGGACGTGCGGAGCCGGCGGCTGAGGTGCACCGATCCCGAGGGCAGGCCCCGCGACCTCGGCTACGACCGCCTGATACTCGCGGTCGGCAGCGTCAACAAGCTCCTGCCCGTCCCCGGGGTGGCCGAGCACGCGCACGGCTTCCGCAGCATCGCCGAGGCCCTCTACCTTCGCGACCATCTCATCCGCCAGATCGAGCTCGCCGACGCCACCGGCGACCCCAAGGAACGGCAGGCGCGCTGCACCTTCGTCGTCGTGGGCGCCGGATACACCGGCACCGAGGTGGCCGCGCAGGGGCAGTTGCTGACCCTCGACGCGCGCAAGCGCCGGCCGGGCCTGCGCGAGCAGCCCGTCCGCTGGATCCTCGCCGACCTGGCCCCGCGCATCCTGCCCGAGCTGGACGAGCGCCTGTCACAGGCCGCGCACCACACTCTGGCCGAGCGCGGGGTGGAGGTCCGCACCGGCACCAGCGTGGCCGAGGCGACCTCGGAGGGGGTCACACTCTCCGACGGGGAGTCCGTGCCGACCCGCTCGCTGATCTGGTGCGTGGGCGTACGGCCCGACCCCCTCGTGCAGTCGCTGGGGCTGGCCACCGAGAAGGGGCGGCTGCTGGTGGACGAGTATCTCAACGTCCCCGGCCACCCGGAGATCTTCGCCTGCGGGGACGCGGCCGCCGTGCCGGACCTGACCAGGCCGGGTGAATACACCCCGATGACCGCCCAGCACGCCAGCCGTCAGGGCAAGCGCGCCGCGCACAACGTCGCCGCCTCCTACGGCCGCGCGGAGCGCCTGCCGTACGAGCACCACGACCTGGGGTTCGTCGTCGATCTGGGCGGGGCCAAGGCCGCGGCGAACCCGCTGGGCGTGCCGCTGTCCGGCCTCCCGGCCAAGGCGGTCACCCGGGGATACCACCTGCTGGCCGTGCCCGGCGGCCGGGCGCGCATCGCCGGGAACTGGCTGCTGGACGCGCTGCTGCCGCGCCAGACGGTCCACCTCGACCTGGTCCACGGCCAGGAGGTGCCCCTCGCCAGCACCTCCCCCGGGACCAGCGCCTCCCCCTCCCCCGGGGACGGCGCCCCGGCCGCGACCGGCGCCCCGCCCGAGGCGGGCGCCTCCGCCGGGGCGGGCCGCGCTCCGGGCGGCCCGGCCGCCTGA
- a CDS encoding SDR family oxidoreductase has translation MNTPATRVAVVTGGSRGIGRQVAERLAADGFAVVVNYVGNQAEAEAVVTAVTGAGGRAMAVRADVADEAAVATLFDAAEETFGGVDVVVHAAGVMRLSPVAELDLDDLDRMHRTNIRGTFVVDQQAARRVRGGGAIINFSSSVLGLALPGYAAYAATKGAVEAVTLVLARELRGRDVTVNAVAPGPTATALFLDGKDEETIARMAAQPPLERLGTPDDIAEVVAFLAGPGRWVNGQVIRANGGIV, from the coding sequence ATGAACACTCCAGCAACCCGCGTCGCGGTCGTCACCGGAGGCTCGCGCGGCATCGGCCGTCAGGTGGCCGAACGCCTGGCCGCCGACGGGTTCGCCGTCGTGGTGAACTACGTCGGCAACCAGGCCGAGGCCGAGGCCGTGGTCACCGCCGTCACCGGGGCCGGGGGCCGGGCGATGGCGGTCCGCGCCGACGTCGCCGACGAGGCCGCGGTGGCCACGCTGTTCGACGCGGCCGAGGAGACCTTCGGCGGCGTCGACGTCGTCGTGCACGCCGCCGGGGTGATGCGCCTGTCCCCGGTGGCCGAGCTGGACCTCGACGACCTGGACCGGATGCACCGCACCAACATCCGCGGCACCTTCGTCGTCGACCAGCAGGCCGCCCGCCGGGTGCGCGGGGGCGGGGCGATCATCAACTTCTCCTCGTCGGTGCTGGGCCTGGCCCTGCCCGGATACGCGGCCTACGCGGCGACCAAGGGCGCAGTCGAGGCGGTGACCCTGGTCCTCGCCCGCGAGCTGCGCGGCCGTGACGTCACCGTCAACGCCGTCGCCCCGGGGCCCACCGCCACCGCGCTCTTTCTGGACGGCAAGGACGAGGAGACCATCGCCAGGATGGCGGCCCAGCCGCCGCTGGAGCGCCTGGGCACCCCCGATGACATCGCCGAGGTCGTCGCCTTCCTCGCGGGCCCCGGCCGCTGGGTAAACGGCCAGGTCATCCGGGCCAACGGCGGCATCGTCTGA
- a CDS encoding TetR/AcrR family transcriptional regulator — protein sequence MSIYSPEVSVTESAQPVRRGRGRRPADEVRREILRAAGELLLAEGMAGFTIEKVAALAGASRVTLHKWWPSRGALALDGYFSVVGPTLAFPDTGDIAADLTGQVRAFVRLMRDTRAGRVMPELIGQAQTDPELSALYRERYSAPRRELAVEALERAKQRGQIRADVDPEVVVDQLWGACYHRLLIPDQPLTEEFAEALVANLLTGISRP from the coding sequence GTGTCCATATATTCACCGGAGGTGAGCGTGACCGAGTCCGCCCAGCCGGTCCGCCGGGGGCGTGGACGGCGCCCGGCCGACGAGGTGCGACGGGAGATCCTTCGGGCGGCCGGTGAGCTCCTGCTCGCGGAGGGGATGGCCGGTTTCACCATCGAGAAGGTCGCCGCCCTCGCGGGCGCGAGCCGGGTGACGCTCCACAAGTGGTGGCCGTCCAGGGGCGCGCTGGCACTCGACGGCTACTTCAGCGTGGTCGGTCCCACCCTGGCCTTCCCCGACACCGGCGACATCGCCGCCGACCTCACCGGGCAGGTGCGGGCGTTCGTCCGCCTGATGCGCGACACCCGGGCGGGACGTGTCATGCCCGAGCTCATCGGCCAGGCCCAGACCGACCCCGAACTGTCGGCCCTCTACCGCGAGCGTTACTCGGCCCCGCGCCGGGAGCTGGCCGTCGAGGCCCTGGAGCGGGCCAAGCAGCGGGGTCAGATACGGGCCGACGTCGACCCCGAGGTGGTCGTCGACCAGCTCTGGGGCGCCTGTTACCACCGCCTGCTCATCCCCGACCAGCCGCTGACCGAGGAGTTCGCCGAGGCGCTCGTCGCCAACCTGCTCACCGGGATCAGCCGCCCCTGA
- a CDS encoding helix-turn-helix transcriptional regulator — MDNSRRPVGPIEWIEGQEHWDHWWRYLTPSPAHQRLGLTCLGVGMQQGRLPAVGPRTLDHYVAVVITSGEGWFSSDGRPPVDVRAPVLLWLYPGVVHHYGPYEPGWSECFVDFTGSAAAAYQELGFIDRQEPVVPLSSAEAVQHLIRKMATVCRQGGPHVEVETSAGVHELLVTLRRGRADQDPNGHPVLDNLARDACLPLTIPEHARRMGMTVAELRDSVRRSAGCSPKDYILSIRLTRAKDLLAGTDLGVASVARRVGYDDPAYFTRLFTRRVGSAPSAFREQQTRGLTG; from the coding sequence ATGGACAATTCGCGGCGGCCTGTTGGACCGATCGAGTGGATCGAGGGGCAGGAGCACTGGGATCACTGGTGGCGTTACCTGACGCCCAGCCCCGCTCACCAGCGGCTGGGCCTGACCTGCCTGGGCGTTGGCATGCAGCAGGGCCGGCTGCCGGCCGTCGGCCCGCGCACCCTTGACCACTATGTCGCCGTGGTCATCACCTCCGGTGAGGGCTGGTTCTCCTCGGACGGGCGGCCTCCCGTCGACGTGCGGGCCCCCGTCCTGCTGTGGCTGTATCCGGGGGTCGTCCACCACTACGGCCCGTACGAACCGGGCTGGTCGGAGTGTTTCGTGGACTTCACCGGCTCCGCCGCGGCCGCCTACCAGGAGCTGGGCTTCATCGACAGGCAGGAGCCCGTCGTCCCGCTCTCCTCGGCCGAGGCCGTACAGCACCTGATCAGGAAGATGGCGACCGTCTGCCGGCAGGGCGGCCCGCACGTGGAGGTCGAGACCTCGGCGGGCGTGCACGAACTGCTCGTCACTCTCCGCCGAGGCCGGGCCGACCAGGACCCGAACGGCCACCCGGTGCTGGACAACCTGGCCAGGGACGCCTGCCTGCCGCTGACCATCCCCGAACACGCGCGGCGGATGGGCATGACCGTCGCGGAGCTGCGCGACTCCGTCCGCAGGAGCGCCGGCTGCAGCCCGAAGGACTACATCCTGTCGATCAGGCTGACCCGGGCCAAGGACCTGCTCGCCGGCACCGACCTCGGTGTCGCCTCCGTCGCGCGGCGCGTCGGCTACGACGATCCGGCGTACTTCACGCGCCTGTTCACCCGGCGCGTCGGATCGGCGCCGAGCGCCTTCAGGGAGCAGCAGACGCGGGGGCTCACCGGCTGA
- a CDS encoding glycoside hydrolase family 35 protein, producing the protein MREFSAADGEFRLDGAPFRLLSGAMHYFRVHPGQWDHRLAMLRAMGLNTVETYVPWNLHEPRPGDFRRLEELTDFLEAAARHDLLAIVRPGPYICAEWENGGLPSWLTHTLGRRVRTGDAAYLERVDHWFDQLIPRIAEHQITQGGNVIMVQVENEYGSYGSDSGYLLHLVDLLRDSGIEVPLFTSDGPEDHMLTGGAVPGILATANFGSEPEAAFATLRRHRPHDPATCMELWLGWFDHWGSEHVTRTAADAADVLERLLKEGGSVNIYMAHGGTNFGTWAGANHEGTYRPTVTSYDYDAPISEDGRPTEKYWRFREILSRYNSAPEPPPAPPVLPPSRVRMTGSAALADAFPAESVTAPVPPTFEELGLVHGLVRYRVDVPGPRQPYPLTVDGLHDRAHVYVDGVRVATLSRDGGESVDVAGPARVELLVESLGRVNYGTRLGECKGIVGGILHERQYLHGVTAQALSLEELPPVPFREGTGSPVPAFFRGSLEVEEPADAFLALPGWEHGYVWVNGFGLGRYWSRGPQRTLYLPGPVLRPGANEVVVLELDAVGEPVVEIRASPDLGRPERP; encoded by the coding sequence ATGCGTGAATTTTCGGCGGCGGACGGGGAGTTCCGCCTGGATGGTGCGCCTTTCAGGCTCCTGTCAGGAGCCATGCACTATTTCCGCGTACATCCGGGCCAATGGGATCACCGGCTGGCGATGCTGCGCGCGATGGGCCTGAACACGGTGGAGACCTATGTCCCGTGGAACCTTCACGAGCCACGGCCGGGTGACTTCAGGCGGCTGGAGGAGCTCACGGACTTCCTGGAGGCGGCGGCCCGCCACGACCTGCTCGCGATCGTCCGCCCCGGTCCCTACATCTGCGCGGAGTGGGAGAACGGCGGTCTCCCCTCCTGGCTGACCCACACCCTCGGCAGACGTGTCCGCACGGGCGACGCCGCCTATCTGGAACGGGTGGACCACTGGTTCGACCAGCTCATCCCCAGGATCGCCGAGCATCAGATCACCCAGGGCGGTAACGTGATCATGGTGCAGGTGGAGAACGAGTACGGCTCCTACGGATCCGACTCGGGCTACCTGCTCCACCTCGTGGACCTCCTGCGCGACTCGGGGATCGAGGTCCCCCTGTTCACCTCCGACGGGCCGGAGGACCACATGCTGACCGGCGGCGCCGTCCCCGGCATCCTGGCGACCGCCAACTTCGGCTCCGAGCCGGAGGCCGCCTTCGCCACCCTCCGCCGCCACCGCCCGCACGACCCGGCCACCTGCATGGAGCTGTGGCTCGGCTGGTTCGACCACTGGGGCAGCGAGCACGTCACCCGCACCGCGGCCGACGCCGCCGACGTGCTGGAGCGCCTCCTCAAGGAGGGCGGCTCGGTCAACATCTACATGGCTCACGGCGGCACCAACTTCGGCACCTGGGCCGGGGCCAACCATGAGGGGACCTACCGGCCCACCGTCACCTCCTACGACTACGACGCGCCGATCTCCGAGGACGGCAGGCCCACCGAGAAGTACTGGCGGTTCCGGGAGATCCTCAGCCGCTACAACAGCGCGCCGGAGCCCCCGCCGGCCCCGCCCGTCCTGCCCCCGTCCCGCGTCAGGATGACCGGTTCGGCCGCCCTCGCCGACGCCTTTCCCGCGGAGTCGGTGACGGCTCCGGTGCCGCCGACCTTCGAGGAGCTCGGTCTCGTCCACGGCCTGGTCCGCTACCGGGTCGACGTGCCCGGACCGCGGCAGCCGTACCCCCTGACCGTGGACGGGCTGCACGACCGCGCCCACGTGTACGTGGACGGTGTCCGCGTGGCGACCCTGTCGCGGGACGGCGGCGAGTCGGTGGACGTCGCCGGCCCGGCCCGGGTCGAACTGCTGGTGGAATCACTCGGCCGGGTCAACTACGGCACCCGGCTCGGGGAGTGCAAGGGCATCGTGGGCGGCATCCTGCACGAGCGGCAGTACCTGCACGGCGTGACCGCCCAGGCCCTGTCGCTGGAGGAACTCCCCCCGGTCCCGTTCCGGGAGGGCACGGGCAGCCCCGTGCCGGCCTTCTTCCGCGGCTCGCTGGAGGTGGAGGAGCCCGCCGACGCCTTCCTCGCCCTGCCCGGGTGGGAGCACGGCTATGTGTGGGTCAACGGCTTCGGCCTGGGCCGATACTGGTCGCGGGGCCCGCAGCGGACCCTGTACCTGCCCGGCCCCGTGCTGCGGCCGGGCGCCAACGAGGTCGTGGTCCTCGAACTCGACGCCGTGGGCGAGCCGGTCGTCGAGATCCGCGCCTCGCCCGACCTCGGCCGGCCGGAGCGCCCCTGA
- a CDS encoding response regulator transcription factor, with protein sequence MIRVLLAEDMELIRGALVALLGLEGDLTVVAEVASGRAAVAAALEHRPDVAVLDVHMPGEMDGLAAAGVLAERLPECRVVILTSLGRPETLRKALASEVSGFMLKDAPPAQLAEAIRRVAAGERVLDPDLAAQAIMGRPNPLSAREVEVLRMAAGGLEPAAIASTLFLSKGTVRNYLGAIVTKLDARNRLDAVRIATEAGWL encoded by the coding sequence GTGATTCGAGTACTGCTGGCGGAGGACATGGAACTCATCCGCGGCGCCCTCGTCGCACTGTTGGGGTTGGAGGGCGACCTGACGGTCGTGGCGGAGGTCGCGTCGGGGAGAGCGGCGGTGGCGGCGGCCCTGGAGCACCGGCCGGACGTGGCGGTGCTCGATGTGCACATGCCAGGCGAGATGGACGGGCTCGCCGCGGCCGGTGTGCTGGCGGAGCGGCTTCCCGAGTGCCGAGTGGTGATCCTCACGTCGCTGGGGCGTCCGGAGACGTTGCGCAAGGCGCTGGCGTCCGAGGTCAGCGGGTTCATGCTCAAGGACGCGCCGCCCGCGCAACTGGCGGAGGCGATCCGGCGGGTGGCCGCGGGAGAGCGCGTGCTCGACCCGGATCTGGCCGCGCAGGCGATCATGGGCAGGCCGAACCCGCTGAGCGCCCGGGAGGTCGAGGTGCTGCGGATGGCGGCCGGCGGCCTGGAGCCGGCCGCCATCGCCTCGACGTTGTTCCTGTCCAAGGGGACGGTACGTAACTACCTGGGGGCGATCGTCACCAAGCTAGACGCGCGCAACCGTCTTGACGCCGTCCGGATCGCGACCGAGGCCGGTTGGCTGTAG